tttgatacactgccattTTGcatgttttcctacttacaaagtatgtagaggtctgtaatttttaacataggtacacttcaactgtgagagacagaatctaaaacaaaaatccaataaatcacattgtatgatttttaagtaaataatttgcattttattgcatgacataagtatttgatacatcagaaaagcagaacttttgtttgcaattacagagatcatacgtttcctgtagttcttgaccaggtttgcacacactgcagcagggattttggcccactcctccatacagaccttctccagatccttcaggtttcggagctgtcgctgggcaatacggactttcagctccaaagatgttctattgggttcaggtctggagactggctaggccactccaggaccttgagatgcttcatacggagccactccttagttgccctggctgtgtgtttcgggtcattgtcatgctggaagacccagccacgacccatcttcaatgctcttactgagggaaggaggttgttggccaagatctcgcgatacatggccccatccatcctcccctcaatacggtgcagtcgttctgtcccctttgcagaaaagcatccccaaagaatgatgtttccacctccatgcttcacggttgggatggtgttcttggggttgtactcatccttcttcttcctccaaacacggcgagtggagtttagaccaaaaagctctatttttgtctcatcagaccacatgaccttctcccattcctcctctggatcatccagatggtcattggcaaacttcagacgggcctggacatgcgctggcttgagcagggggaccttgcgtgcgctgcaggatttgaatccatgacggcgtagtgtgttactaatggttttctttgagactgtggtcccagctctcttcaggtcattgaccaggtcctgccgtgtagttctgggctgatccctcaccttcctcgtgatcattgatgccccacgaggtgagatcttgcatggagtcccagaccgagggtgattgaccgtcatcttgaaattcttccattttctaataattgcaccaacagttgttgccttctcaccaagctgcttgcctattgtcctgtagcccatcccagccttgtgcaggtctacaattttatccttGATGTCCTTAcatagctctctggtcttggccattgtggagaggttggagtctgtttgattgagtgtttggacaggtgtcttttatacaggtaacgagttcaaacaggtgcagttaatacaggtaatgagtggagaacaggagggcttcttaaagaaaaactaacaggtctgtgagagccggaattcttactggttggtaggttatcaaatacttatgtcatgcaataaaatgcaaattaattatttaaaaatcattcagtgtgattttctggatttttgttttagattacgtctctcacagttgaagtgtacctatggtaaaaattacagacctctacatgctttataaGTAGGagaacctgcaaaatcagcagtgtatcaaatacttgttctccacaCTGTAGGTAGCCTGGCCGTTAAGAGCATTGGGCtaaaactgaaaggttgctagtttaaatccccgagccaactaggtgaaaaatctgtctatgtgcccttgagcaaggcgtcTGCAAGTTGCTCTGGACAAGATCGTCTGCTATGTGACTAAGATGTAGAAGAATACAGTACTACATGAAGATGTACTAGCTGGAGCACAACAGTGTACACTTCATAGAGCATTGCTGAGAGGCACAAACTGCTAATGTAGCATTGCAGTCTGATGACAATACAGTCTTTAGGATTTCCCTCATATGAAAAACATATGTCCCTCTTACAAGCAGTATTCTCTACTGCTCTTATCAGGCCCTAATCATCCACTGAGATTGGTCACAGATTGACGCGGTCACCAATAGAGTCAGAACACGCATACGAGGACACCGCCGCAAGAATCTGAACGGCCATGGAGATGCAGGGCACCTGGGCGATCACGTAGGCCAGGGAGCGCGTGGGTGCCCGCAGGACACAGAGGTAGGCCAGCGTATGGAGCATGCGGAATAGGAAGAAGACCAGGAAGTGAGCGCGGGCCACGGCCAGCGACGGGCCAATCAGGGAGTAGACGGCCCCCAGGAACAGGAAGGGGACGATATTCTCCATGTCGTTACGGTGAGCCCTGAAACACACAAAAGAGAATATTAGATTAGATGTATATTTTTAGATATTAATTGATTGGGTATATTCATTATCACGAAGGTATGGGTTTTTAAGCGAATAACTAAGTGATTTGCACTCAACAAGTAGCCTGGCTACACACAACTGCTCTCCATGCTCACACATCTGTTTTGAATCATAAGTTAATTCCCGGAATTTACGGTATACGGTTGTGTGACTCAGCAGTCTGGCACTGACCCAAACAGTGAAAACACTTCCGCTATGATTACTCAacatcacacacactgacacacacactttttcgaTTAGCCAACATTAGGGATGGGTTTAGCCTAGTGAAtaacagaggacacacacacacacacacacacacacacacacacacacacacacacacacacacacacacacacacacacacacacacacacacacacacacacacaggttgagCGTAGAAACCCTCCATTACAAGAGTCTGGGAGTATAGCTGCTTATCCAGGTCTCTTCCTAAAAGTGAATCacttcctctcctctgactgacacacacttttacacaagAGGAACATTCCTCTCAGGTAttccagtctctgtctctaaatGGACATATAGAATGTCTCTATTTAAGCATGGGCTTTACCGTCAGCTAGCTGAGTCAGTTGTAAAACACAGACTATGGATTTCAATTACCCTCAAGAGCCTAAACAGTTGTAGACTCAATACTACACATTTTCATTCTAATGAAATCAGATTTGCTCAGAAAAAGGAAGGAAGAGGAAGGTTGTATGTAATCTCAGAGAATTGCAGTGTGTTGTTCATCTTACTTTGTTTAATATTAAAGTACCACTCCAACCAATCAACATCAATATATGGAAAAGGACCCAGGACCTCCCATGGATTTGACTAAACAAAATTCACTCTTGACCTTTAAATGTTTGACTATTTTGGCAGAGCTGGACAAGCATATACCCCTCCAGAATCTTAGGAGTTTAAGATGAATAGGAGTGCAGACTGAAACCACCATTCAATGGCTTACTCTGGCTACAAAGCCACTCCTGTACTAATATTattgtaggagacctgccctgataAGAATTAAACTTAACTCCACACAATTccattttgtaggggttgatacactTTTCattgggcaaatcaagtctgaaatgttaaAGTACATGGAAATTAAACTTAAGAAGCCTTTCCATAAAACTCTGCACAATTAATTGGACCTAAATGATACCAGTCATGAAGCATTCCATTTTATTGTGCATCAGTGCATGAATGCCTGCTCAGCTCAACATATTTCCTGTCATAAATGGCTCTGGTCAGAGAGGGCCCCAAGTGAAGgagaaaagttttttttaaatgttttttctgCTGTCATGTATCATATCCCGACAAGTTCAAACAACACAGACACTGAACCATATCCCCAGCCCGAGGCTGGAGAACAAACATCCATGAAATTAAAACAAAAATGCCACAAATTATCTGTAAAGATTTCAACAAGATCCAGATAAAATTCTCCATTCACATGTTTGAGAAAAATACAAAAGTTTACTATTACTGTTAAATTTCAGACCACTTAAAATGTAATCATATTTCTACCATCAATCTCAATAGGCAAGGCTACATTCAAATCAGATAACAGTAATCTTTCCTCTCACCTTTGGCACCGCTCTACATCTGGATCCTGTCTGAAGTGCTGGAGGCCACCATGTCTCTGCGCGTCCTCTGGGTTCGCAAAAGCCTTcacatgagagagagaatgaatacCCTGACCAATGTTTATACAGCGCAGAACTTGACTTTAGGAACTAAGACATTCAAAGCATACATCAAATACCGAATTAGCCTAATAAACTGTCAGCTAGGACGCACAGAGTCTCTTACCTTTTTGCGCAGCCTTACTTGTCCAGTGATGATTGCTATGATGTACATCTTGATTACCAGGAGAACACTATAGAATACAAAACAGGAAAAAACCTTGTTCTCTAACATGATTATTTGGTATGATCTTCCCATTCCCAAATTAAGTACTGCTGTTGTTGTGTGCCTAAagggaaagtgtgtgtgagtgggctGGATCCCCAGTCTAAACACTTTCGCTGACGCATATTTTGGAGGGgctggtgtggtgtctctctctctctctctctctctctctctctctctctctagcttcgTTTACACCTTGTATTAACATGTAGGTTTTGTGATCTGATCAGTATGATACAATCACTATCTAATACAGGTTTGACGCTGGAGGGAATAGCAGACATTTTAtgggctcctgaccaattgtgctattttgtgtatgACTGCGTGGCCtctcaatcattaagtttgcagacgacacaacagttgtaggcctgattaccaacaatgacaagacagcctacagggaggaggtgagggccctggcagagtggtgacaggaaaataacctcactctcaacgtcaacaaaacgaaggagttgattgtggacttctggaaacagcagagggtccCCGCCCCTATCGACATCGatggggccgcagtggagaaggtggaaagcaaaaatttcctctgcgtacacatcactgacaatctgaaatggttcacccacacagacagtgtgatgaagaatgcgcaacagtgcctcttcaacaggaggctgaagaaattcggcttggcccctaagaaacttttacagatgcacaattgagagcatcctgtcgggttgtaacactgcttggtacggcaactgcacagcCAGCAATCGCAGGGCTCTGccgagggtggtgcggtctgcccgccctccaggacacctagagcacccgatgtcacaggaaggccaaaaagatcatcaaggtcatcaaccacccgagccacagcctgttcacctcgcCATCATCCAGaaagcaaggtcagtacaggtgcatcaaagctgggaccgagagactgaaaaaaagcttatatctcaaggccatcagactgttaaacagccatcactaaccgGCTATCACCCGGCTACTCAACCCTGCTcagccctatatacatagacatggaatcactggccactttaataatggaacactagtcactttaataatgtttacatactgctttactcatctcatat
The Salvelinus fontinalis isolate EN_2023a chromosome 10, ASM2944872v1, whole genome shotgun sequence DNA segment above includes these coding regions:
- the LOC129863596 gene encoding prostaglandin E synthase-like; this encodes MGRSYQIIMLENKVFSCFVFYSVLLVIKMYIIAIITGQVRLRKKAFANPEDAQRHGGLQHFRQDPDVERCQRAHRNDMENIVPFLFLGAVYSLIGPSLAVARAHFLVFFLFRMLHTLAYLCVLRAPTRSLAYVIAQVPCISMAVQILAAVSSYACSDSIGDRVNL